The genomic stretch ttttgttttttttgtttgtttgtttttttgttttgttttgtttttgtttttttgttttgtttttttttgttttttgttttgttttgttttgttttgttttctggacacctgagactaaggtttgaggaaaaAGCCTACAATgctttctgagccaagcagggtggtattcagggcccCGTGTTTTTGGTAGGgcgatgatcctcctcctgtctctttccatggaGACCTCTCTGAGCCTTTTGTGctcctctggactcactgtttactgcttctcgaAAAACTTAGTCAAATGTCCACCgtggctgctgtttttgtttatcgtttattgctttttttttgtcttttttttttttcgaggtGTGAGTTCTGTGGTGTTCGACTACCATTTCTGGAGCGTGTGCTTTAGGAGCATAAGGATGGTGATGATTTATTTTATCCCCTAAGGCGACAGTCTGTTTAAGAGATAGATGTAGCAGTATGTTAGactattggaaaaaaaatgtttttattgggAATAGACTTGCTCTATCCCAGAAACTTTAAACAGAACTGCACCTTGGTATGGGAGCACATGCACTCTACTAAAGGAGGAGGATTGCCACGGGTTGGCAGTCCAGACAGAggtacccagcaagaccctgtcttgaaaccaaagcagtggtaaaagctgttgatgcttggaggaaagagcctgtcagccctgtttcttatgttgcaggtggggctggcaatcccccaaacaggatgtagctccagaaagggtcctggctgctctaagcCATAGTTTTCCCCACGGACCTTTAGcctctccccacaggtgtcttgttttcaGTCGCCATATGAAACCTACAAGtgagattaaggaggtcgagcaaggcagtactcttcatttccattgagatcctgttgcctgtgaatgtttaattttgagggaaacccgcaCTGTGCTCTAGAGATAGATACCTTTGAgaagctggggctgaatgcagtctgagggggcagcaggttgttgctcttcgccagtgctacacttgtaaGGAGAGGGAAACTGAatagtagtgttccttttttcattaCCCTTCCACAgggcaattttttgaaatgaTGAATACACTTTTAGCCTTGAGGAAATATTTTTGGGGTCCTTATTAAAGGAGGAGGTAATAAAATATTAGTGTCTCAAAATTGTTCCAGGTTAAGctcccattgcctttcttttcttttcttttcttttcttttcttttcttttcttttcttttctttttcctgtttggaaATTAAGTCATCCGCAGTCTTAaatttttgctgtatctgctaaagtaagttagactcttactctcttttgggtgttgaatctcctagtgatgtagatgactcaagttgtcctcactggctaatgcatacaatcttaggtaatctctccttgacctaacccatgttaggccaggagtcccaggaaaatctaaaagcaggagaatttcattatccgtgtttaatgcttttgctagctcatgaatatttatgaatagggtatgatgcttgattcaatagttACCCGAATACAATATCATCATTTTTGTGCCgggcattttaattattttaattgctacaacataaagaacaatattatagtagtaggtcttctgtttctgtctttgcataattcatttgtaagattcagcacttattcagcactctaggtttctTTTGAGATGCCATcccttgtgtatcccaggctcaagTGTTGCCTGTCTCCTCTGAGTGCTTGGATTTACGTGTTCAACTGCCTCAGCTTGccctttctttctaagtctctctctctctctctctctctctctctctctctgtctctgtctctctctctcagactctccacagccccctcgctgtcctcaaactcactctgtagaaaaTGCTGGCTTCAAgaacagagatctacctgtctttgtctcccaaatgctgggattaaggtcatggtctgcctttgaaattttaaactcttaataACAAGTTGAGGTCACAAACGGTAGGTAATGtacactggtcagaaatttacaaacacagaggccggcagatctctgtgagttggaggccaccctggtctacaaagcgaactccaggacagccaggtgtccagtacattcaaagagaaactctggcctcaaggaaaaagaaaatagcccacaggattatagaatgagatctgatgtcctaatGCAGCATCCaaaatgttgttgctagcctcagcCCACCTCTTCGGGTTTTATCCTTAGAACTCAGCAACAGAACAGCTAGCTCAGCATTCCATATGGATTTTGTTCTCTGGTTCTTCTGGCTAGCTGAATCACGTGACCTTTTTCCCCTGTTTAAGGTTGGAGGAGTGGCAGTGATCACATGTCGGCTGCTGCAAAGAACTGGATTCTCCTCTCAGATCATCCTCAGAAAAGCTATCTTTGCTGTGCAGTAAATGATCGGGAGATCTGACCCTGGTTGCGGAACCCGTTTGCATTCCTGCTTTCAGAATACAGGGTAGTATTCCCACTTTATCCTTCCAGACCACCCTAGGAGATCTGTAAGCCTCTGTCCTGGAAATTGCTAGGAATccttggaagggaaagaaagaagagtgtaggATGGACTAGAAACAGGGTTGAATGAGTTCCAGAAAGCAGGCTTCCGAAACTTGTGGACAACAACCTGCTGAAGAAGACAACTCTGAGAAACCAATTCGAAGCAACATGCAGAGATGTCAGATGAGAGGAGCTGCCTCAGGAAAGGAGTCAGCTGGTTCCCAGGAAGAGAATGTTGAACCAGCTGTTCCAGGAAGATGGGGAGGTCACCCTGGTGAGAACTCCCCTTCTGGTTCAgtgcagaagacaaggaagaaccAGCAGAAGACTCCTGGCAATGGAGATGGTGGCAGTAGCAGCAAAATGCCCCAGCCCCCACAGAAGGAAAGGGCACGAGCCGATGCCACTGTGGAGAGTGAGGCGGCATTGAAGAAGAACAGAGTggatgtggaagtggaagtgaagatTCCTGAAGAATTAAAGCCATGGCTGGTGGAGGACTGGGACTTGGTTACTAGGCAGAAGCAGTTGTTCCAGCTCCCTGCTAAAGAGAATGTAGATGCCATTCTTGAGGAGTATGCCAAGTGTACCAAGTCCCAGCGAAGTGCTGACAATAAGGAGTATGCAGTTAATGAAGTTGTGGGTGGGATAAAAGAGTATTTCAATGTgatgctgggcactcagctgcTCTACGAGTTTGAAAGGCCCCAGTATGCTGAGATCCTGCTGGCTCACCCTGATGCGCCAGTGTCAAACATCTATGGGGCACCACACCTACTGAGATTATTTGTGACAATTGGGGCAATGTTGGCCTATATGCCCCTCGATGAGAAAAGCCTGTCATTACTGCTGGGctatttgcatgatttccttaagcATCTGGCAAAGAATTCTGCTTCGCTGTTTACTGCCAGAGATTACCAAGTGGCTTCTGCTGAGTATCACCGCAAAGCCCTGTGA from Meriones unguiculatus strain TT.TT164.6M chromosome X, Bangor_MerUng_6.1, whole genome shotgun sequence encodes the following:
- the LOC132650034 gene encoding mortality factor 4-like protein 2 isoform X1 — translated: MSSRKQASETCGQQPAEEDNSEKPIRSNMQRCQMRGAASGKESAGSQEENVEPAVPGRWGGHPGENSPSGSVQKTRKNQQKTPGNGDGGSSSKMPQPPQKERARADATVESEAALKKNRVDVEVEVKIPEELKPWLVEDWDLVTRQKQLFQLPAKENVDAILEEYAKCTKSQRSADNKEYAVNEVVGGIKEYFNVMLGTQLLYEFERPQYAEILLAHPDAPVSNIYGAPHLLRLFVTIGAMLAYMPLDEKSLSLLLGYLHDFLKHLAKNSASLFTARDYQVASAEYHRKAL
- the LOC132650034 gene encoding mortality factor 4-like protein 2 isoform X2 produces the protein MQRCQMRGAASGKESAGSQEENVEPKTRKNQQKTPGNGDGGSSSKMPQPPQKERARADATVESEAALKKNRVDVEVEVKIPEELKPWLVEDWDLVTRQKQLFQLPAKENVDAILEEYAKCTKSQRSADNKEYAVNEVVGGIKEYFNVMLGTQLLYEFERPQYAEILLAHPDAPVSNIYGAPHLLRLFVTIGAMLAYMPLDEKSLSLLLGYLHDFLKHLAKNSASLFTARDYQVASAEYHRKAL